The following are from one region of the Streptomyces tuirus genome:
- a CDS encoding GTP-binding protein, producing MDFASSDAGRSTTSAKIVVAGGFGVGKTTFVGAVSEINPLRTEAVMTSASAGIDDLTHTGDKTTTTVAMDFGRITLDQDLILYLFGTPGQDRFWFMWDDLVRGAIGAVVLVDTRRLADCFPAVDYFENSGLPFVVALNGFDGQQPYQPEEVREALQIGPDTPIITTDARHRADAKSALITLVEHALMARLR from the coding sequence GTGGACTTCGCAAGCTCTGACGCGGGTCGGTCGACCACCTCCGCGAAGATAGTGGTGGCGGGCGGCTTCGGCGTGGGCAAGACCACGTTCGTGGGTGCCGTCTCGGAGATCAACCCGCTGCGCACCGAGGCCGTCATGACGTCCGCTTCGGCCGGCATCGACGACCTCACCCACACCGGGGACAAGACCACCACCACGGTGGCCATGGACTTCGGCCGTATCACCCTGGACCAGGACCTGATCCTGTACCTCTTCGGTACGCCCGGTCAGGACCGCTTCTGGTTCATGTGGGACGACCTGGTGCGCGGCGCCATCGGCGCGGTGGTGCTCGTGGACACCCGGCGCCTGGCCGACTGCTTCCCGGCCGTCGACTACTTCGAGAACTCGGGCCTGCCGTTCGTCGTCGCGCTCAACGGCTTCGACGGGCAGCAGCCCTACCAGCCCGAAGAGGTCCGCGAGGCGCTGCAGATCGGCCCGGACACCCCGATCATCACGACGGACGCGCGGCACCGGGCCGATGCGAAGAGTGCCCTGATCACGCTGGTCGAGCACGCGCTGATGGCGCGGCTGAGGTAG
- a CDS encoding DUF742 domain-containing protein codes for MTPPTASHDPYAEPYEDEGDQPLVRPYAMTGGRTRPRYQLAIEALISTTADPAALMGLLPEHQRICHLCREVKSVAEVSALLNMPLGVARILVADLAEAGLVAIHQPGGDDATGAPDVTLLERVLSGLRKL; via the coding sequence ATGACCCCGCCCACCGCCTCTCATGATCCGTACGCGGAGCCGTACGAGGACGAGGGCGACCAGCCGCTGGTACGGCCGTACGCCATGACCGGCGGCCGGACCCGGCCGCGCTATCAGCTGGCCATCGAGGCACTGATCAGCACGACCGCGGACCCCGCCGCGCTCATGGGACTGCTCCCGGAGCACCAGCGGATCTGCCACCTGTGCCGTGAGGTGAAGTCGGTGGCCGAGGTCTCGGCGCTGCTCAACATGCCGCTGGGTGTGGCCCGGATCCTGGTCGCGGACCTCGCCGAGGCCGGTCTCGTCGCGATCCACCAGCCGGGCGGCGACGACGCCACCGGCGCACCGGACGTGACACTGCTCGAAAGGGTGCTCAGTGGACTTCGCAAGCTCTGA
- a CDS encoding roadblock/LC7 domain-containing protein produces the protein MSQAAQNLNWLITNFVDNTPGVSHTVVVSADGLLLAMSEGFPRDRADQLAAVASGLTSLTAGASRIFEGGDVAQTVVEMERGFLFLMSVSDGSSLAVLAHPECDIGLVGYEMALLVDRAGAVLTPDLRAELQGSLLH, from the coding sequence ATGAGCCAGGCGGCACAGAATCTCAACTGGTTGATCACCAACTTCGTGGACAACACCCCTGGGGTGTCCCACACCGTCGTCGTGTCCGCCGACGGTCTCCTTCTGGCGATGTCCGAGGGCTTCCCGCGCGACCGCGCCGACCAGCTCGCGGCCGTCGCCTCAGGCCTGACGTCACTGACGGCGGGCGCCTCCCGGATCTTCGAGGGCGGTGACGTGGCGCAGACGGTCGTGGAGATGGAGCGGGGGTTCCTCTTCCTGATGTCCGTCTCGGACGGCTCGTCCCTGGCCGTACTGGCGCACCCCGAGTGCGACATCGGCCTCGTCGGCTACGAGATGGCTCTCCTGGTCGACCGCGCGGGCGCGGTCCTCACCCCGGACCTGCGAGCTGAGCTCCAAGGCAGTCTGCTCCACTGA
- a CDS encoding sensor histidine kinase, producing MQGRFKRDGSASAEPEPHGGTGPMNGGSSPQHAQNQGPAGDGGERSGPTAPGSTSPSKGLKPPTGPVGPGPRIALRNWRISTRLVSLLALPVVAATSLGALRINDSMDNIQQLDNMKLLTDLTKQATELSAALQEERDQSAGPLAHGGKATDFTVKGLREKTDRARKNFLDSSEEIDSSSKDGNLKGVREYLVQLAGELGDLEQIRKGAYASDDNSTQTIEAYHRLIENLIDLSQDMAEATSNPDMIQRTRALAAFSSAKEYSSIQRAALAAALPASNTTTGKLSSNDRLYAESALESQDSELRSFKSIYGEDSAAELLKPIEDGGNSTIKATDTYAGRALKSASGLAQQDKRSYRDWLDDSSTKIQQMKNIEHTLLEEMEQKARELRSATERDAIISGALILIVLGVSLVGAFVVARSMIRSLRRLEDTATKVASDRLPELVKQLSESDPQDVDTSVESVGVHSRDEIGRVAAAFDDVHREAVRLAAEQALLRGNVNAMFTNLSRRSQGLIQRQLSLISELESREADPDQLSSLFKLDHLATRMRRNGENLLVLAGEEPGRRWTRPVPLVDVLRAAASEVEQYERIELASVPTTEVAGRVVNDLVHLLAELLENATSFSSPQTKVKVTGHALPDGRVLIEIHDTGIGLSPEDLAAINERLASPPTVDVSVSRRMGLFVVGRLSQRHGIRIQLRPSDSGGTTALVMLPVDVAQGGRKPQPKQPGQPPAAGGGPAAAQAAAGAAAARRAAGAGPSGGALGAGASGGGRLGPGQSPRAALPGRDADGGRPGAPGGARGPQGPGPSSFEQGGPSQGRPAQGGAGAFGQQAPGAPQGRQAPGAPQGLQAAGTNGPQGQDAFGGGRSRKKQGGDAEQGKGRRPQLPPRGGPRAELPGGDAQQRVPSWSDENAQPPVPRASLDAPRGHEEPDVSRTSPLPRVDDRQGPGATTEMPVVPHDNDRQGLGSPSDFGAARQADPFGPGANVPQGQGQFVRPDVFGTPGGRPDPSSTSGHYPAPQSYGNGSTGQYPAPQSYDNGSSGQYPAPRQDANSTGQYPAQRQDNGSTGQYPVPRQDNGSGRPTLPGPATQADPAGRGRPERPQPNGGRGPADFGASLPPAPQTRPVRQEPEALPPASGPGDGRTPLYDTLETNWFHGQQEQQQNNGSAPAVPQQPQGPTGPQRSAAVGWRTSPNDDLVRQAERVRQPAAGGVTTSGLPRRVPRANLVPGTAQQQTHQSGPQVSRAPDDVRGRLTNLRRGIAQGRQAGSTQTGSHPRPTHQQER from the coding sequence GTGCAGGGACGTTTCAAGAGGGATGGCAGCGCTTCGGCGGAGCCGGAGCCGCACGGCGGGACTGGCCCCATGAATGGCGGCTCCTCGCCCCAGCACGCCCAGAACCAGGGCCCTGCCGGTGACGGCGGCGAGCGCTCCGGGCCGACCGCACCCGGCTCCACGAGCCCGTCCAAGGGGCTGAAGCCGCCGACGGGTCCGGTGGGCCCCGGTCCGCGAATAGCCCTGCGGAACTGGCGTATCTCCACCCGCCTGGTGTCGCTGCTCGCGCTCCCGGTGGTCGCCGCCACGTCGCTGGGCGCACTGCGCATCAACGACTCCATGGACAACATCCAGCAGCTGGACAACATGAAGCTGCTGACGGATCTGACCAAGCAGGCCACCGAGCTGTCGGCCGCGCTCCAGGAGGAGCGCGACCAGTCGGCCGGCCCGCTCGCGCACGGCGGCAAGGCCACGGACTTCACGGTCAAGGGACTTCGCGAGAAGACCGACCGGGCGAGGAAGAACTTCCTCGACAGCTCCGAGGAGATCGACAGCAGCAGCAAGGACGGCAACCTCAAGGGCGTCCGCGAGTACCTCGTCCAGCTCGCCGGCGAGCTGGGTGACCTGGAGCAGATCCGCAAGGGCGCCTACGCGTCCGACGACAACTCCACGCAGACGATCGAGGCGTACCACCGTCTGATCGAGAACCTGATCGACCTCTCCCAGGACATGGCCGAGGCGACCAGCAACCCGGACATGATCCAGCGCACGCGTGCGCTCGCGGCGTTCTCCTCCGCCAAGGAGTACTCCTCGATCCAGCGCGCGGCCCTGGCGGCGGCCCTGCCCGCGAGCAACACCACGACCGGCAAGCTCTCGTCCAACGACCGGCTCTACGCCGAGTCCGCCCTGGAGAGCCAGGACTCCGAGCTCCGCAGCTTCAAGAGCATCTACGGCGAGGACTCCGCCGCCGAGCTGCTCAAGCCGATCGAGGACGGCGGCAACTCGACGATCAAGGCGACCGACACCTACGCGGGTCGCGCCCTGAAATCGGCGAGCGGTCTCGCCCAGCAGGACAAGCGGTCCTACCGCGACTGGCTGGACGACAGCTCCACCAAGATCCAGCAGATGAAGAACATCGAGCACACGCTGCTCGAGGAGATGGAGCAGAAGGCCCGCGAGCTGCGCAGCGCCACCGAGCGCGACGCGATCATCTCCGGTGCCCTGATCCTCATCGTGCTCGGTGTGTCGCTGGTCGGCGCCTTCGTCGTGGCGCGGTCCATGATCCGCTCGCTGCGCCGCCTGGAGGACACCGCGACCAAGGTCGCCTCCGACCGTCTGCCCGAGCTGGTCAAGCAGCTGTCCGAGTCCGACCCGCAGGACGTCGACACGTCCGTGGAGTCGGTCGGTGTGCACTCCCGGGACGAGATCGGCCGGGTGGCCGCGGCCTTCGACGACGTGCACCGCGAGGCGGTCCGGCTCGCCGCCGAGCAGGCCCTGCTGCGGGGCAACGTCAACGCGATGTTCACCAACCTCTCGCGCCGCTCCCAGGGCCTCATCCAGCGTCAGCTCTCGCTCATCTCCGAACTGGAGTCCCGCGAGGCCGACCCGGACCAGCTGTCCTCGCTGTTCAAGCTCGACCACCTCGCCACGCGCATGCGCCGTAACGGTGAGAACCTCCTCGTCCTCGCGGGTGAGGAGCCCGGCCGCCGCTGGACCCGTCCGGTGCCGCTGGTGGACGTGCTCCGCGCCGCCGCGTCCGAGGTGGAGCAGTACGAGCGCATCGAGCTGGCCTCGGTGCCGACCACCGAAGTGGCCGGCCGCGTGGTCAACGACCTCGTGCACCTGCTCGCCGAGCTGCTGGAGAACGCCACGTCGTTCTCCTCGCCGCAGACCAAGGTCAAGGTCACCGGTCACGCCCTGCCCGACGGCCGGGTGCTGATCGAGATCCACGACACCGGTATCGGCCTGTCGCCGGAGGACCTGGCCGCGATCAACGAGCGGCTCGCCTCTCCCCCGACGGTGGACGTCTCCGTCTCCCGCCGCATGGGTCTGTTCGTGGTCGGCCGGCTGTCCCAGCGGCACGGCATCCGCATCCAGCTCCGCCCGTCCGACTCCGGTGGTACGACCGCGCTGGTCATGCTGCCCGTCGATGTCGCCCAGGGCGGCCGCAAGCCCCAGCCCAAGCAGCCCGGTCAGCCGCCGGCCGCCGGCGGCGGTCCCGCCGCCGCGCAGGCCGCCGCCGGTGCGGCCGCGGCCCGGCGTGCCGCCGGTGCCGGCCCGTCCGGCGGTGCTCTCGGGGCCGGTGCGTCCGGCGGCGGCCGGCTCGGTCCCGGTCAGAGCCCGCGGGCCGCGCTGCCCGGGCGGGATGCGGACGGTGGCCGTCCGGGAGCGCCGGGCGGTGCGCGCGGACCGCAGGGTCCCGGCCCGTCGTCGTTCGAGCAGGGTGGTCCCTCGCAGGGCCGTCCGGCTCAGGGCGGTGCCGGTGCGTTCGGTCAGCAGGCGCCGGGCGCCCCGCAGGGCCGGCAGGCTCCGGGTGCCCCGCAGGGTCTGCAGGCCGCGGGCACCAACGGCCCGCAGGGCCAGGACGCCTTCGGCGGTGGCCGGAGCCGGAAGAAGCAGGGCGGCGACGCCGAGCAGGGCAAGGGCCGCAGGCCGCAGCTGCCGCCGCGCGGTGGTCCGCGGGCCGAGCTGCCCGGTGGCGACGCCCAGCAGCGCGTACCGAGCTGGAGCGACGAGAACGCCCAGCCGCCGGTGCCGCGCGCCTCGCTGGACGCCCCGCGCGGCCACGAGGAGCCGGACGTCTCCCGCACGTCGCCCCTCCCGCGCGTCGACGACCGGCAGGGCCCGGGTGCGACGACCGAGATGCCGGTTGTGCCGCACGACAACGACCGGCAGGGCCTCGGCTCGCCGTCCGACTTCGGCGCCGCCCGGCAGGCGGATCCGTTCGGCCCCGGCGCGAACGTCCCGCAGGGCCAGGGCCAGTTCGTCCGCCCGGACGTCTTCGGCACCCCCGGCGGCCGCCCGGACCCGTCGTCCACGTCGGGCCACTACCCCGCCCCGCAGTCCTACGGCAACGGCTCCACGGGCCAGTACCCGGCGCCCCAGTCCTACGACAACGGCTCGAGCGGTCAGTACCCGGCGCCTCGCCAGGACGCCAACTCGACGGGCCAGTACCCGGCTCAGCGCCAGGACAACGGCTCGACCGGGCAGTACCCCGTACCCCGCCAGGACAACGGCTCCGGGCGTCCCACCCTCCCCGGTCCGGCCACCCAGGCCGACCCGGCGGGCAGGGGCCGGCCCGAGCGGCCGCAGCCGAACGGCGGCCGGGGCCCGGCCGACTTCGGGGCCTCGCTTCCGCCCGCCCCGCAGACCCGCCCGGTCCGGCAGGAGCCCGAGGCCCTGCCGCCGGCGTCCGGTCCCGGCGACGGTCGTACGCCGCTGTACGACACGCTGGAGACCAACTGGTTCCACGGCCAGCAGGAGCAGCAGCAGAACAACGGCTCCGCTCCGGCCGTCCCGCAGCAGCCGCAGGGACCCACCGGTCCGCAGCGGTCCGCAGCCGTCGGCTGGCGCACCTCGCCGAACGACGACCTCGTCCGCCAGGCCGAGCGGGTCCGCCAGCCCGCCGCGGGTGGTGTCACCACCTCCGGCCTGCCGCGCCGGGTGCCCCGGGCGAACCTCGTCCCGGGCACGGCTCAGCAGCAGACCCACCAGAGCGGTCCGCAGGTCTCGCGTGCGCCCGATGACGTGCGCGGCCGGCTGACCAATCTCCGTCGGGGAATCGCACAGGGTCGTCAGGCCGGGTCCACCCAGACCGGCAGCCACCCACGGCCCACTCACCAGCAGGAGCGTTAG
- a CDS encoding sensor histidine kinase, which yields MRRSKSSPEPSARGNFTPPPRTAAPAPVPGSEPAAAPAESGGRLSPRNWRVATRLNAILLIPVVVGLVMGGFQVKSSIDTWQEAEDAENTARLVRASLLYANALYNERDASAAPLLKGSAQNAKDKATVAELRKATDEAADAFDAAAQNMPAKPGLERRLDLFRKAEPKLATLRQVAYTPKLKGVQTEEGYVEVAHPLTEFANELGLGTGNITSYGRTVYAMELTKAALSLQRSIGMHILVKPGPDAGNLASQRIALSSYAYLERIAVQEYIGGGTEQDAEKLKTAEAKLKADGAAMAREAKGKNPDYVPPPANPTSMISRVATLPSTDPSARAALAEKGITAENWWAVNTLKFNAYEKIETDMADKAVSEASDIADNAQQDAYITGAAVVVALLLAFILAGAVARQMSRSMRQLRNAAFGIAEQRLPMLVDQLSRTDPGRVDTRVQAIPITTTDEIGEVARAFDQVHREAVRLAAEQALLRGNINAIFTNLSRRNQSLIEGQLTLITDLENNEADPDQLENLFKLDHLATRMRRNGENLLVLAGEEPGRRWDQPVPLVDVLRAASSEVEQYERIELSGVPEAEIHGRAVTDLVHLLAELLENATTFSSPQTKVRVTATRLPDGRVMIEIHDKGIGLTAEDFADINHKLANPPTVDAAISQRMGLFVVGRLSDRHGIRVQLRPSGEQAGTTSLVMLPDAITHGGGGEQTMDRDEFTVSQIIPEQNFRGGENFNQQPMRTAAELGFDDSRYSDVPDDIRELDPVGRSLLREERRAALEAQSHEQPALPGQSGRPDPANGYHDEYNGQQGYDTAQAYDTGQSGYPEQQPSAYDRQAPYEQQQPSYDEQRHTAYEEPQRSAYDEQYYAPNGGLPQNDTFSPNGGYPEPSYAEPAQEEPAAPNSGGQGAFAAFEQRRHQDDWPQQDNYQNGYPNQYPSQAPETESAQAADASEQDRVGFDRPGPTQSAAPSLTDAGLPRRGATASGANGTGGARRASQEPAASTPESNGDGDWRSANDERWQQASQLRKPKAGGVTSSGLPRRVPKANLIEGAAESTPQGGPQVSRAPEDVRGRLSNLRRGVQRGRSAGSETNGQGFGPDSTYNQER from the coding sequence GTGAGGCGAAGCAAGAGCAGTCCCGAGCCGTCGGCCCGGGGCAACTTCACCCCGCCGCCGCGCACAGCGGCGCCCGCCCCCGTGCCCGGTTCGGAACCGGCGGCCGCGCCCGCCGAGAGCGGCGGCCGTCTCTCCCCGCGCAACTGGCGCGTGGCGACCCGGCTCAACGCGATCCTGCTCATACCCGTGGTGGTCGGCCTCGTCATGGGCGGCTTCCAGGTGAAGAGCTCGATCGACACCTGGCAGGAGGCCGAGGACGCGGAGAACACCGCGCGCCTGGTCCGCGCCTCGCTGCTCTACGCCAACGCCCTCTACAACGAACGTGACGCCTCGGCCGCGCCCCTGCTGAAGGGCAGCGCCCAGAACGCCAAGGACAAGGCGACCGTCGCCGAGCTCCGCAAGGCCACCGACGAGGCGGCCGACGCCTTCGACGCCGCGGCGCAGAACATGCCGGCCAAGCCCGGCCTGGAGCGCCGGCTCGACCTCTTCCGCAAGGCGGAGCCCAAGCTGGCCACCCTGCGCCAGGTCGCCTACACCCCCAAGCTCAAGGGCGTCCAGACCGAAGAGGGCTACGTCGAGGTCGCCCACCCGCTGACGGAGTTCGCCAACGAGCTCGGCCTCGGCACCGGCAACATCACCAGCTACGGCCGGACCGTGTACGCCATGGAGCTGACCAAGGCGGCCCTGTCGCTGCAGCGCTCCATCGGCATGCACATCCTGGTCAAGCCGGGCCCGGACGCCGGCAACCTCGCCAGCCAGCGCATCGCCCTCTCCTCGTACGCCTACCTCGAGCGCATCGCCGTGCAGGAGTACATCGGCGGTGGCACCGAGCAGGACGCGGAGAAGCTGAAGACCGCCGAGGCCAAGCTCAAGGCCGACGGTGCCGCGATGGCCCGCGAGGCCAAGGGCAAGAACCCGGACTACGTGCCGCCGCCCGCCAACCCGACGAGCATGATCTCCCGCGTGGCGACGCTGCCGAGCACGGACCCGAGCGCCCGTGCCGCGCTCGCCGAGAAGGGCATCACCGCCGAGAACTGGTGGGCGGTCAACACGCTCAAGTTCAACGCGTACGAGAAGATCGAGACGGACATGGCCGACAAGGCCGTGAGCGAAGCGTCCGACATCGCCGACAACGCCCAGCAGGACGCCTACATCACCGGTGCCGCCGTCGTGGTCGCCCTGCTCCTGGCCTTCATCCTGGCCGGTGCGGTCGCCCGCCAGATGAGCCGGTCGATGCGCCAGCTGCGCAACGCCGCCTTCGGCATCGCCGAGCAGCGTCTGCCGATGCTCGTCGACCAGCTCTCCCGCACCGATCCCGGCCGCGTCGACACCCGTGTCCAGGCCATCCCGATCACCACCACCGACGAGATCGGCGAAGTCGCCCGCGCCTTCGACCAGGTCCACCGCGAGGCCGTCCGGCTCGCCGCCGAGCAGGCCCTGCTGCGGGGCAACATCAACGCGATCTTCACCAACCTCTCGCGCCGCAACCAGTCGCTGATCGAGGGCCAGCTGACCCTGATCACCGACCTGGAGAACAACGAGGCCGACCCGGACCAGCTGGAGAACCTCTTCAAGCTGGACCACCTGGCGACCCGTATGCGCCGCAACGGCGAGAACCTCCTGGTCCTCGCCGGCGAGGAGCCCGGCCGCCGCTGGGACCAGCCGGTCCCGCTGGTCGACGTGCTGCGCGCCGCCTCCTCCGAGGTGGAGCAGTACGAGCGCATCGAGCTCTCCGGCGTCCCGGAGGCCGAGATCCACGGCCGCGCCGTGACCGACCTCGTGCACCTGCTCGCCGAGCTGCTGGAGAACGCCACGACGTTCTCCTCCCCGCAGACCAAGGTGCGCGTGACCGCGACCCGTCTCCCCGACGGCCGCGTGATGATCGAGATCCACGACAAGGGCATCGGCCTGACCGCCGAGGACTTCGCGGACATCAACCACAAGCTGGCCAACCCGCCGACCGTGGACGCCGCGATCTCGCAGCGCATGGGCCTGTTCGTGGTCGGCCGGCTGTCCGACCGGCACGGCATCCGCGTCCAGCTGCGCCCCTCGGGCGAGCAGGCCGGCACCACCTCGCTGGTCATGCTGCCGGACGCGATCACCCACGGTGGTGGCGGCGAGCAGACCATGGACCGCGACGAGTTCACCGTCTCGCAGATCATCCCGGAGCAGAACTTCCGCGGCGGCGAGAACTTCAACCAGCAGCCCATGCGCACGGCGGCGGAGCTCGGCTTCGACGACAGCCGCTACTCCGACGTCCCCGACGACATACGGGAGCTGGACCCCGTCGGCCGCTCCCTGCTGCGCGAGGAGCGCCGGGCGGCCCTGGAGGCCCAGTCGCACGAGCAGCCCGCGCTGCCCGGGCAGAGCGGCCGGCCCGACCCTGCGAACGGCTACCACGACGAGTACAACGGGCAGCAGGGCTACGACACCGCACAGGCCTACGACACCGGCCAGAGCGGCTACCCCGAGCAGCAGCCGTCCGCGTACGACCGTCAGGCGCCGTACGAGCAGCAGCAGCCGTCGTACGACGAGCAGCGGCACACGGCGTACGAGGAGCCGCAGCGCTCCGCGTACGACGAGCAGTACTACGCGCCGAACGGCGGTCTGCCGCAGAACGACACCTTCTCGCCGAACGGCGGCTACCCGGAGCCCTCTTATGCGGAGCCGGCCCAGGAGGAGCCCGCGGCGCCGAACTCGGGCGGGCAGGGCGCGTTCGCGGCGTTCGAGCAGCGGCGTCACCAGGATGACTGGCCGCAGCAGGACAACTACCAGAACGGCTACCCGAACCAGTACCCTTCTCAGGCCCCGGAAACGGAATCTGCGCAGGCCGCTGACGCGAGTGAGCAGGACCGCGTAGGCTTCGACCGTCCGGGACCGACCCAGTCCGCCGCCCCGTCGCTCACCGACGCCGGGCTTCCCCGCCGCGGAGCCACCGCGAGCGGTGCGAACGGCACGGGCGGCGCACGGCGCGCGAGCCAGGAGCCTGCGGCCTCCACCCCGGAGAGCAACGGCGACGGCGACTGGCGCTCGGCCAACGACGAGCGGTGGCAGCAGGCCTCGCAGCTCCGGAAGCCGAAGGCGGGCGGGGTCACCTCCTCCGGCCTGCCGAGGCGGGTACCCAAGGCCAACCTGATCGAGGGTGCCGCCGAAAGCACCCCTCAGGGAGGCCCCCAGGTCTCCCGTGCTCCGGAGGACGTCCGGGGCAGGCTGAGCAACCTGCGTCGGGGCGTCCAGCGCGGACGCAGCGCAGGCAGTGAAACGAACGGCCAGGGCTTCGGTCCTGACAGCACCTACAACCAGGAGCGTTAG